A portion of the Deltaproteobacteria bacterium genome contains these proteins:
- a CDS encoding AgmX/PglI C-terminal domain-containing protein: MRKFSSTCHAQRSFEMVFATTRNSSRRTSNQRLLAAAGGLFCVALIVVAVALHPRETTEEKAETSDGLTKVSNKSQTPWNLALGNVVTVAPDLGLTVKGLKDVKLEPARLAAILDSQLTSLRDIYRAQSEKQPTLLGALLLEIVVGDQGRVTQVRELNSRIVDAEFRKLVLAEVNNWNFKDTLPDGVTIHCPLLFVREGMEMTTLVQWGKNLGSFENRPAPRAPAAAPAQAPAPTALKPQAETAQN, encoded by the coding sequence TTGCGTAAATTTTCATCGACTTGCCATGCCCAGAGGAGTTTTGAAATGGTTTTTGCAACAACGAGAAACAGCAGCCGCCGCACAAGCAATCAAAGACTTTTAGCCGCAGCGGGAGGGCTGTTTTGCGTCGCACTTATAGTCGTCGCAGTGGCGTTGCATCCCCGTGAAACTACGGAGGAGAAAGCTGAAACTTCAGATGGCTTGACCAAAGTGTCGAACAAGTCGCAAACACCATGGAATCTCGCGCTGGGCAATGTCGTCACGGTTGCGCCGGACTTGGGTTTAACTGTAAAAGGCCTGAAGGATGTCAAGTTGGAGCCCGCTCGTTTGGCTGCCATACTCGACAGCCAATTGACGTCGCTGCGTGATATCTATCGCGCGCAAAGCGAAAAACAGCCAACGCTGTTGGGCGCCTTGTTGCTTGAGATTGTTGTCGGTGATCAAGGGCGAGTGACGCAAGTGAGAGAGCTCAATTCACGCATTGTCGACGCGGAGTTTCGTAAGCTGGTATTGGCGGAAGTTAACAATTGGAACTTCAAAGACACCTTGCCGGACGGCGTGACGATTCACTGCCCGCTTTTGTTTGTGCGCGAAGGCATGGAAATGACAACGCTCGTGCAATGGGGAAAAAACCTCGGGTCATTCGAGAACCGGCCTGCTCCACGTGCTCCCGCTGCTGCCCCTGCGCAAGCGCCGGCCCCGACGGCACTGAAACCGCAGGCAGAAACAGCTCAGAACTAA
- a CDS encoding aminopeptidase P family protein, with translation MADLYPYPRFSIAERDRRWAAVRAHMRKENLDVIVTPQNSGHSADYQANTRYLTHCGGGEPDLAAVFPIEDQVTVVATSAGPRWPTVQDWVSDVREARRNYGKVIVERLKELKLEHGRIGITGLGEVEGTRTPEGTIFYGTWKQIRQAFPSTQLVDATAILDEVRYVKSQEELDVLAKSNEINELAVDAEIAAAKVGVKDWEVWAAMHYAMTRNGSELPVHCFWVSGKNPKRTLTRPSMRLLERGDVIINEIEASWIGYRSQIVQPVYVEVINPAQAELIKVQREIFNRLLENLKPGVTVGELAELTKKTAAEVAPQTGPAAGAVGELNMHGRGQGDDGPIITPHAKSPKQLAVAMRENMVFILKPSAISADGEYICQWGDTVAVTKNGGRRFGKRPHELAVAR, from the coding sequence ATGGCTGATCTCTACCCCTACCCACGTTTTTCCATCGCTGAGCGCGACCGCCGCTGGGCGGCGGTGCGCGCGCACATGCGCAAAGAAAATCTCGATGTCATCGTCACGCCGCAAAACAGCGGCCACTCGGCCGACTATCAGGCCAACACCCGTTACCTGACGCACTGCGGCGGCGGCGAGCCGGATTTGGCGGCGGTGTTTCCCATTGAGGACCAAGTCACGGTGGTCGCCACCTCGGCCGGCCCGCGATGGCCGACGGTGCAGGACTGGGTCAGCGATGTGCGCGAAGCGCGGCGCAACTACGGCAAAGTGATTGTCGAGCGCTTGAAAGAACTAAAGCTCGAGCACGGCCGCATCGGCATCACCGGCCTCGGCGAAGTCGAAGGCACGCGCACGCCGGAAGGGACAATTTTTTACGGCACCTGGAAACAGATTCGCCAGGCGTTTCCAAGCACGCAGCTGGTGGATGCCACGGCGATCCTCGACGAAGTGCGCTACGTCAAGAGTCAGGAAGAGCTCGACGTGCTCGCCAAGTCGAACGAGATCAACGAGCTCGCCGTCGACGCGGAAATCGCCGCCGCCAAAGTCGGCGTGAAAGATTGGGAAGTTTGGGCGGCGATGCACTATGCCATGACGCGCAACGGTTCCGAGCTGCCGGTGCATTGTTTTTGGGTGTCGGGAAAAAATCCCAAACGCACGCTAACCCGCCCGAGCATGCGCCTGCTCGAGCGCGGCGATGTGATCATCAACGAAATCGAAGCCTCATGGATCGGCTATCGCTCTCAGATCGTGCAGCCGGTGTATGTCGAAGTCATCAACCCGGCGCAAGCCGAGTTGATCAAAGTACAGCGGGAAATTTTCAATCGCCTGCTGGAAAACTTAAAACCCGGCGTCACCGTCGGCGAGTTGGCAGAGCTGACCAAGAAAACCGCCGCTGAAGTCGCGCCGCAGACTGGCCCAGCCGCGGGTGCGGTCGGCGAGCTCAACATGCACGGCCGCGGCCAGGGCGACGATGGTCCGATCATCACGCCGCACGCCAAGAGCCCAAAACAACTAGCCGTTGCGATGCGCGAGAATATGGTTTTTATTTTGAAGCCGTCGGCAATTTCAGCGGACGGCGAGTATATTTGCCAGTGGGGCGATACCGTCGCGGTGACGAAAAACGGCGGACGAAGATTTGGCAAACGGCCCCATGAGCTCGCGGTGGCAAGATAA
- a CDS encoding aminopeptidase P family protein, which translates to MVPQLSIQERDRRYKLVRAEMAQRGIDVLLLPANTGRWEQLQGDSRYLTNIGGFATEMFTVFPREGDVTSYVFNRSSWWQRAQNWVADVRDGRNRWSRNAIERITELKLGKSTIGISGLAGLVRAPEGIIPYSSVKAIQEAFPQAKIVNATDMMQEARAIKSAEEIAMLERSEAIIEKAIDTMKQTAKPGVSEKEVYASMLHTMLSNGGELPTLFFLSAGPNLYNSSFVPTDYVIQNGDNLVGEIEAKYAGYAAQAVHPAVVGKPNPAYEAMVKTSRTCFDAVLAAMKPGVTFGALFDIYTKTVESAGAYSWNHPMMHARGLGDDGPALMGDKDIERFAKLELKAGMTFILKPQVRPTQGKGRASIGDTVTVTENGARRLGKREMKLLVIDV; encoded by the coding sequence ATGGTTCCACAATTATCGATTCAAGAACGCGACCGGCGCTACAAACTGGTGCGCGCGGAGATGGCCCAGCGCGGCATCGATGTCTTGCTGCTGCCGGCCAACACCGGACGCTGGGAGCAGCTGCAGGGCGACTCGCGCTATCTCACCAACATCGGCGGCTTTGCCACCGAGATGTTTACGGTCTTCCCGCGCGAGGGCGACGTCACTTCCTACGTATTCAATCGCTCGAGCTGGTGGCAGAGAGCACAGAACTGGGTTGCCGACGTGCGCGACGGGCGCAACCGCTGGAGCCGCAACGCCATCGAGCGCATCACCGAATTGAAACTGGGAAAAAGCACCATCGGCATTTCTGGCCTCGCCGGTCTCGTGCGCGCGCCGGAGGGTATTATCCCTTACTCTTCGGTCAAAGCGATTCAAGAAGCCTTTCCGCAGGCGAAGATCGTCAACGCCACCGACATGATGCAGGAAGCGCGCGCGATCAAAAGCGCGGAAGAAATAGCGATGCTGGAGCGCTCCGAAGCGATCATCGAAAAGGCGATTGACACGATGAAACAAACGGCCAAGCCGGGTGTCAGCGAGAAAGAAGTTTACGCATCGATGCTCCACACCATGCTTTCCAACGGCGGCGAGCTGCCGACGTTGTTTTTCTTGAGCGCCGGGCCCAATCTCTACAACAGCTCCTTCGTGCCCACCGACTATGTCATCCAAAACGGCGACAATCTGGTCGGTGAGATCGAAGCCAAATACGCCGGCTACGCCGCGCAAGCGGTGCATCCGGCCGTGGTCGGCAAACCGAACCCGGCCTATGAAGCGATGGTCAAAACCTCGCGCACCTGCTTCGATGCCGTGCTCGCCGCCATGAAACCCGGCGTGACCTTCGGCGCCCTTTTCGATATCTATACCAAGACCGTCGAAAGCGCCGGGGCGTACTCGTGGAATCATCCGATGATGCACGCCCGCGGCCTGGGCGACGACGGCCCGGCGTTGATGGGCGACAAAGACATCGAACGTTTTGCCAAGCTCGAACTAAAAGCCGGCATGACGTTTATTCTCAAGCCTCAAGTCCGGCCAACCCAAGGCAAGGGCCGCGCCAGCATCGGCGACACCGTGACGGTGACCGAAAACGGCGCGCGCCGGTTGGGCAAGCGCGAGATGAAGCTACTTGTGATTGACGTTTAA
- a CDS encoding ABC transporter ATP-binding protein — protein MLATEVHPEDEILGKAYDARLMARILRYLKPYRKLLAVSFTFLMLQTGSQLLGPYITKVAVDGYIANSDIAGLDRMALFYLANVFFGFIVLFVQTYTTEYTGQRAMHDLRMEIFAHLQKQDLAYFDRNPLGRLMTRTVNDVETLNELFSTGVVGLLGDLCIVFGIAGMMLWLDWRLGLVCLAVFPVILYASRFYRRRAREVYRESRLILAQLNAGLQESIAGVATVQAFGQEAKMYGRFQEINTRYRGVQLQAIRNNAIFFPVVEIFSAVTIGLLLWYGGGLTLQNAVAPGVLVAFIQYIQRMYQPIRDLAEKYNIMQAAMASSERIFTLLDTPETIGNPDRPKTVESFRGEVEFDDVWLSYRPGEPVLKGVSFRARPGEKIALVGATGGGKTSIISALCRFYDVERGAIRVDGIDVREWNKQELRRHLGLVLQDVFLFSGDVAENISLGDERISEDQVFAAARRAQITPFIEKLPNQFKEEVQERGSTLSQGQRQLLSFARALAFDPGILILDEATSSVDTQTEILIQRALDELLKNRTALIIAHRLSTIKNADRILVIHKGEIWEQGSHDELLAQGGLYARLYDLQYRGQESGGGVQVGPIS, from the coding sequence ATTTTGGCTACCGAAGTCCATCCCGAAGACGAGATCCTGGGCAAGGCGTACGATGCGCGCTTGATGGCGCGCATTCTGCGCTACTTGAAGCCGTACCGGAAGCTCTTGGCGGTTTCGTTCACGTTCTTGATGCTGCAAACCGGCAGCCAGCTGCTCGGCCCGTATATCACCAAGGTCGCGGTCGACGGCTACATCGCCAACAGCGATATAGCGGGGCTCGACCGCATGGCGCTTTTCTATCTCGCCAACGTCTTTTTCGGTTTCATCGTCTTGTTCGTCCAAACCTACACGACCGAATACACCGGCCAGCGCGCCATGCACGACTTGCGCATGGAAATCTTTGCGCATCTGCAAAAGCAGGATTTGGCCTACTTCGACCGCAATCCGCTCGGCCGCCTGATGACGCGCACGGTGAACGACGTCGAGACATTGAATGAGCTTTTCAGCACGGGGGTGGTTGGCCTGTTGGGTGATCTTTGCATTGTCTTCGGTATCGCCGGGATGATGCTCTGGCTCGATTGGCGTTTGGGCCTGGTGTGTTTGGCCGTGTTCCCGGTGATTCTCTACGCCAGCCGCTTCTATCGACGCCGCGCCCGCGAGGTCTATCGCGAGAGCCGGCTGATCTTGGCGCAGCTCAACGCCGGTCTGCAGGAAAGCATTGCCGGTGTCGCCACCGTGCAGGCCTTCGGTCAGGAAGCGAAAATGTACGGTCGCTTCCAGGAGATCAACACGCGCTATCGCGGCGTGCAGCTGCAGGCGATCCGCAACAACGCGATCTTCTTTCCGGTGGTGGAAATCTTTAGTGCGGTCACCATCGGCCTGCTGCTCTGGTACGGCGGCGGGCTGACGCTGCAAAATGCCGTGGCGCCCGGCGTGCTCGTTGCGTTCATTCAATACATCCAGCGAATGTACCAGCCGATTCGCGATCTCGCCGAGAAATACAACATTATGCAGGCGGCGATGGCCTCTTCGGAGCGCATCTTCACGTTGCTCGACACGCCGGAGACGATCGGCAATCCCGACAGACCGAAAACCGTCGAATCGTTTCGCGGCGAAGTGGAGTTCGACGATGTGTGGCTTTCCTATCGGCCGGGCGAGCCGGTGCTCAAGGGCGTGTCGTTTCGCGCCCGGCCCGGCGAAAAGATCGCTCTCGTCGGCGCCACCGGCGGCGGCAAGACGTCGATCATCTCGGCGCTCTGCCGTTTCTACGACGTCGAGCGCGGCGCCATTCGTGTCGACGGCATCGACGTGCGCGAGTGGAACAAGCAGGAGCTGCGGCGCCATCTCGGATTGGTACTGCAGGACGTGTTTCTATTTTCCGGCGACGTCGCGGAAAATATCTCGCTTGGCGACGAGCGTATTTCCGAAGACCAAGTCTTTGCCGCCGCGCGCCGGGCGCAGATCACGCCGTTCATCGAAAAACTGCCCAATCAGTTCAAAGAAGAAGTGCAGGAGCGCGGCTCGACGCTGTCGCAGGGGCAGCGCCAGCTGTTGTCCTTCGCGCGCGCGTTGGCGTTCGATCCCGGCATTTTGATTTTGGACGAAGCGACCAGCTCGGTGGACACACAGACGGAGATTTTGATTCAACGCGCCTTGGACGAGCTGCTGAAAAATCGCACGGCGCTGATCATCGCCCATCGTTTATCGACGATCAAAAACGCCGACCGGATTCTGGTCATTCACAAAGGAGAAATCTGGGAGCAGGGCAGCCACGACGAGCTGCTTGCGCAGGGCGGGTTGTACGCGCGCTTGTACGATTTACAATATCGCGGCCAGGAGTCCGGCGGCGGGGTTCAGGTGGGTCCTATATCTTAA
- the msrP gene encoding protein-methionine-sulfoxide reductase catalytic subunit MsrP yields the protein MPLPSRLWQLPERCVTSEAKFQQRRRLLKALAFGGAAWSTHYLLGCGPAEDAVATGAQEKPPAPELYPARRDHRFLLDRPVTAETHAASYNNFYEFSVFKSRVYKQAARLKTSPWQVAVVGLVERPRLYDVDELVRSFELEERLYRFRCVEAWAMAVPWTGFLLRDLIKQAQPLSAARYVRFETFMNPEIAGNQSSAYGPWPYSEALTMAEAMNELTLLATGIYGHPLPKQHGAPLRLVVPWKYGFKSIKSIVKIEFTAAQPKTFWHSNRPSEYDFTANVDPTVPHPRWSQATEKMIDTGEKRPTLLYNGYGERVAGLYGKG from the coding sequence ATGCCGCTTCCATCGCGTCTGTGGCAGTTGCCTGAACGCTGCGTGACTTCCGAAGCCAAGTTTCAGCAACGCCGCCGGCTGCTCAAAGCACTCGCGTTTGGCGGCGCCGCTTGGTCGACGCACTATCTCTTAGGCTGCGGTCCGGCTGAAGATGCCGTGGCCACCGGGGCGCAGGAGAAACCACCCGCACCGGAGCTCTACCCGGCGCGACGCGACCACCGTTTCCTACTCGACCGGCCCGTGACTGCGGAAACTCACGCTGCCTCCTACAACAACTTCTACGAGTTCAGCGTTTTCAAGAGCCGGGTTTACAAGCAAGCGGCGCGTTTGAAGACTTCTCCCTGGCAAGTTGCCGTCGTGGGATTGGTCGAGAGACCGCGCCTTTACGACGTCGATGAACTCGTGCGCAGCTTCGAGTTGGAAGAGCGGCTCTACCGCTTTCGCTGCGTTGAAGCCTGGGCCATGGCCGTGCCTTGGACCGGATTTCTGCTGCGCGATCTTATCAAGCAAGCTCAACCGCTGTCGGCAGCACGCTACGTGCGCTTCGAAACTTTCATGAATCCTGAGATTGCCGGCAATCAAAGCTCGGCTTACGGCCCTTGGCCCTACAGTGAAGCGCTCACAATGGCAGAGGCAATGAACGAGCTCACGCTATTGGCCACTGGCATCTACGGTCATCCGCTGCCGAAGCAGCACGGCGCGCCGCTGCGTCTGGTGGTGCCGTGGAAGTATGGCTTCAAAAGCATCAAGTCGATAGTCAAAATCGAATTTACCGCCGCGCAACCGAAGACGTTTTGGCATAGCAACCGGCCGAGCGAATATGACTTCACTGCCAACGTCGATCCGACGGTGCCGCATCCGCGCTGGTCGCAAGCGACGGAAAAAATGATCGACACCGGCGAGAAGCGTCCGACCCTGCTTTACAATGGATATGGAGAGCGGGTGGCGGGACTGTACGGAAAGGGATGA
- a CDS encoding ornithine cyclodeaminase family protein, with amino-acid sequence MPLLLSRDELSPLLDLAKAIELIEDAHRQQAAGQLVPRAPYNLTVGPSKTLRIVSGGVLKQRRVGVRMGPNSGLGGGDKMYCNLFDADSGELLAFMGFPFGTLRTAAVVALAAKHMAREDSKKLGLFGVGRNAFGIIKALQSVRPISEIYVSSRDPERRKKFCEEGEKRLGISVRGVDKPEQAVRGMDVILTATNSLTPIFPADWVEAGTHVSSMGKPTEMSRELHLKAARTVVGSQEQEREYPDKSAMLPLLELVAEGKLSWSRVPELGDVVCGHAAGRASRDEINVFRESQGGYGDIAFAAWLYDEAKRRGLGKNMEL; translated from the coding sequence ATGCCTCTATTACTCAGCCGCGACGAACTGTCCCCCTTGCTCGATCTCGCCAAAGCCATCGAGCTGATCGAGGACGCGCACCGGCAACAGGCCGCCGGCCAGCTCGTGCCGCGCGCGCCCTATAATCTCACCGTCGGACCGAGCAAGACTTTGCGCATCGTTTCCGGCGGCGTGCTCAAGCAGCGCCGGGTCGGCGTGCGCATGGGCCCCAACAGCGGGCTCGGCGGCGGCGACAAAATGTACTGCAATTTGTTCGACGCCGACAGCGGTGAGCTGTTGGCGTTCATGGGCTTTCCCTTTGGCACCCTGCGCACCGCGGCAGTCGTCGCCCTTGCCGCCAAGCACATGGCGCGCGAAGATTCCAAGAAGCTTGGCTTGTTCGGCGTCGGCCGCAACGCTTTTGGGATCATCAAAGCGCTGCAGTCGGTGCGACCGATCAGCGAGATTTACGTGTCGAGCCGCGATCCCGAGCGGCGCAAGAAATTCTGCGAGGAAGGCGAAAAACGCCTTGGCATCAGCGTGCGCGGCGTCGACAAGCCGGAACAAGCGGTGCGCGGCATGGATGTGATCCTCACCGCGACCAATTCGCTGACACCGATTTTTCCTGCTGACTGGGTCGAAGCCGGCACGCATGTTAGCAGCATGGGCAAGCCCACCGAGATGAGCCGCGAGCTGCACTTGAAAGCCGCGCGCACCGTGGTCGGCAGCCAGGAACAGGAACGCGAGTATCCCGACAAATCGGCGATGCTGCCATTGCTCGAGCTGGTCGCTGAAGGCAAACTGTCATGGAGCCGCGTGCCGGAGCTCGGCGACGTCGTTTGCGGCCACGCCGCGGGCCGCGCCAGCCGCGACGAGATCAACGTTTTTCGCGAGTCGCAGGGCGGCTACGGCGACATCGCATTTGCAGCGTGGCTATACGATGAAGCGAAGCGCAGAGGCCTCGGAAAAAACATGGAGCTTTAA
- a CDS encoding alanine--glyoxylate aminotransferase family protein, giving the protein MPAAPKANPPIRTLLGPGPSPVNQRVLDALALPVVGHLDPKFLEIMDQSMAMLREVFQTKNRLALPMSGTGSAGMETCFVNLIEPGDAVLIGVNGVFGTRMVDVAQRCGAQVDQIDAEWGTALDAQKFKDALSKKKYKLVALVHAETSTGVLQPMDDIAKLVKDSGALLLVDAVTSLGGAPVRVDELGIDACYSGTQKCLGCPPGLSPVTMSERAIEVIRNRKTKVQSWYLDLSMIEKYWGSERVYHHTAPISMNYALHESLRIVLEEGLEKSWQRHRRVHDVFVKEMRKLEIEPAVAESIRAPMINAIKIPDGADDAKVRAKLYDDFNIEIGAGLGPLKGKIWRVGLMGHGAREENVETLSSALKKLI; this is encoded by the coding sequence ATGCCCGCTGCACCGAAAGCCAATCCGCCCATTCGCACATTGCTCGGCCCCGGCCCGAGCCCGGTCAATCAACGAGTGCTTGATGCGCTCGCGCTGCCCGTGGTCGGCCATCTCGATCCGAAGTTTCTCGAGATCATGGATCAGAGCATGGCCATGCTGCGCGAAGTTTTTCAGACCAAGAACCGCCTCGCATTGCCGATGTCGGGCACCGGCAGCGCGGGGATGGAAACCTGCTTCGTCAACTTGATCGAGCCTGGCGATGCCGTCCTGATCGGTGTCAACGGCGTCTTCGGCACGCGCATGGTCGACGTGGCGCAGCGCTGCGGTGCGCAGGTCGACCAGATCGATGCCGAATGGGGCACGGCGCTCGACGCGCAGAAATTCAAAGACGCGCTGTCGAAGAAAAAATACAAACTGGTGGCGTTGGTGCACGCCGAAACGTCCACGGGCGTGCTGCAGCCGATGGACGATATTGCCAAACTCGTCAAAGACAGCGGCGCGTTGTTGCTGGTCGACGCGGTTACTTCGCTCGGCGGCGCGCCGGTGCGCGTCGACGAGCTCGGCATCGATGCCTGCTACAGCGGCACGCAGAAGTGCCTCGGCTGCCCGCCGGGACTCTCGCCGGTCACGATGAGCGAGCGCGCCATCGAAGTCATCCGCAATCGCAAGACCAAAGTGCAGAGCTGGTATCTCGACTTGTCGATGATCGAAAAATACTGGGGCAGCGAGCGCGTCTATCACCACACCGCGCCGATCTCCATGAACTACGCGCTGCACGAGTCGCTGCGCATCGTCTTGGAAGAAGGCTTGGAAAAATCTTGGCAGCGCCACCGCCGAGTGCACGATGTGTTCGTCAAAGAGATGCGCAAGTTAGAAATCGAGCCGGCGGTTGCCGAGTCGATCCGCGCGCCGATGATCAACGCGATTAAAATTCCCGACGGCGCCGATGACGCCAAAGTGCGAGCGAAACTATACGATGATTTCAACATCGAAATCGGCGCCGGCCTGGGCCCGCTCAAAGGCAAAATCTGGCGCGTCGGTTTGATGGGTCACGGGGCGCGGGAAGAAAACGTCGAGACGCTATCAAGTGCGCTGAAAAAGCTGATCTAG
- a CDS encoding extracellular solute-binding protein, translated as MVDSKKLILSILFFYIAIPTANSSFAQTKAQLLEGAKKEGELILSWGTGTMGGIEGAAEMEKAFNKAYGLNLPFKFTPGPAMPQFASRVIQEAKAGQPASTDLFVGSENHVARMPLKGFEWSKAFPHITKPMIDFDNKVIIVTTRTPGFTYNSKMVAGKDIPQRVEDVLNPKWKGKIASTPYAASFDRLSMIWGEEKTTAFLGKFVKQVSGLIRCGEDDRIAAGEFAMLVFNCDLAAPQEAKEKGGPVDGNVFKDAGILSYWYLTVPSNARNPNAAALLAAFLLTKEGQDILYKTDRSSSHLVKGTQMQQFVAEQEKRGVKFTSYSVADVIKNSEEHTRIRQKFQKILAGN; from the coding sequence ATGGTTGATAGTAAGAAATTGATCCTCAGCATCCTGTTTTTCTACATCGCGATCCCGACCGCAAACAGTTCGTTTGCCCAAACAAAGGCGCAACTGCTCGAAGGCGCCAAAAAAGAGGGCGAGCTGATCCTCAGCTGGGGCACCGGCACCATGGGCGGTATCGAAGGCGCCGCCGAGATGGAAAAGGCTTTCAACAAAGCCTACGGCTTGAACCTGCCTTTCAAGTTTACCCCGGGACCGGCCATGCCGCAGTTTGCCAGCCGGGTCATTCAAGAGGCCAAGGCCGGCCAGCCGGCGTCGACTGATTTGTTTGTCGGCTCGGAGAATCACGTGGCGCGCATGCCGCTCAAAGGGTTTGAATGGAGCAAAGCGTTTCCCCATATCACCAAACCGATGATCGACTTCGACAACAAAGTCATCATCGTCACGACGCGCACACCGGGCTTTACCTACAATTCCAAAATGGTCGCCGGCAAAGACATTCCGCAGCGCGTCGAAGACGTGCTCAACCCAAAATGGAAAGGCAAGATCGCTTCGACGCCCTACGCCGCGTCGTTCGACCGCTTGTCGATGATCTGGGGCGAAGAAAAAACCACGGCGTTTCTCGGCAAGTTCGTCAAACAAGTCTCGGGTTTGATTCGCTGCGGCGAAGACGACCGCATCGCCGCCGGCGAATTTGCCATGCTGGTTTTTAACTGCGACTTGGCCGCGCCTCAAGAAGCGAAAGAGAAAGGCGGCCCCGTCGACGGCAACGTCTTCAAAGACGCCGGTATTCTGTCCTATTGGTATCTCACGGTGCCGAGCAACGCGCGCAATCCCAACGCCGCGGCGCTGCTGGCGGCTTTTCTGTTGACCAAAGAGGGCCAAGATATTCTCTACAAAACCGACCGCAGCAGCTCCCATTTGGTCAAAGGCACGCAGATGCAGCAGTTCGTTGCCGAACAGGAAAAGCGCGGCGTCAAGTTCACTTCCTATTCTGTCGCCGACGTGATCAAAAATTCCGAAGAGCACACGCGCATCCGGCAGAAGTTCCAAAAAATATTGGCCGGGAATTGA
- a CDS encoding Rieske 2Fe-2S domain-containing protein, with protein MISREENQLLTQTGPGTPCGELLRRYWQPVALSEELKADGAPLAVTLMNEELVIFRDDKGRVGVLDAHCCHRGADLSYGRLEDGGLRCIYHGWLYDVTGKILEQPGEPNGGEHRHDFCQPSFPCREAGGVIFAYIGPGEPPLLPKYEFLNVPDDHRFVSKIHHSCNYLQSNEGNIDPVHLSFLHRNLEMTESDKKRRVTGSESSPNSLFGADLAPRIELELTDFGVRIFTVRNIADDRIYFRTSNFIMPNFSTFPGQTAAEGYSVNWHVPIDDENHWKFVIVFSRERPLAREMMLRGRDELTANYHMVRNKANRYLQDRESMKNKSFSGIGYNFQAQDACVIEGAGAVQDRSKEHLVSSDKAIVAARKLLLKGIEDVKAGRDPLHVVRDPKANHFSHLAVISEVAPKSADIRAIVQGKIKRQNAPA; from the coding sequence ATGATCAGCCGAGAGGAAAACCAACTACTGACGCAGACCGGGCCCGGCACGCCCTGCGGCGAACTGCTGCGCCGCTATTGGCAGCCGGTGGCGTTATCGGAGGAATTGAAAGCCGACGGTGCGCCGCTGGCGGTCACATTGATGAATGAAGAGTTGGTGATCTTTCGCGATGACAAAGGCCGCGTCGGCGTGCTCGATGCCCACTGCTGCCATCGCGGCGCCGACTTGAGTTACGGTCGGTTGGAAGACGGCGGGCTGCGCTGCATTTATCACGGCTGGCTTTACGACGTGACCGGCAAGATTCTCGAACAGCCCGGCGAACCGAATGGCGGCGAGCACCGCCATGACTTTTGCCAACCGTCGTTCCCCTGCCGGGAAGCCGGCGGCGTGATCTTCGCCTACATCGGCCCGGGGGAACCGCCGCTCTTGCCCAAGTACGAATTTCTCAACGTGCCCGACGACCACCGCTTCGTCTCGAAGATTCACCACTCGTGCAACTATCTGCAATCCAACGAGGGCAATATCGACCCGGTGCATCTGTCGTTTTTGCACCGCAATCTTGAAATGACCGAGTCCGACAAGAAGCGCCGCGTCACCGGCAGCGAGAGCTCGCCCAATTCGCTCTTCGGCGCCGATTTGGCGCCGCGCATCGAGCTCGAACTAACCGACTTCGGCGTGCGCATCTTCACGGTGCGCAACATCGCCGACGATCGGATCTATTTTCGCACGTCCAATTTCATCATGCCCAACTTCAGCACCTTTCCCGGCCAAACGGCGGCGGAAGGCTACTCAGTGAATTGGCATGTGCCCATCGACGATGAAAATCACTGGAAGTTCGTCATCGTCTTTAGCCGCGAGCGGCCGCTGGCGCGCGAGATGATGCTGCGCGGCCGCGACGAATTGACGGCGAACTATCACATGGTCCGCAACAAGGCCAATCGCTACCTGCAAGACCGCGAGTCGATGAAGAACAAATCCTTCAGCGGCATCGGCTACAACTTCCAGGCGCAGGACGCCTGCGTCATCGAAGGCGCCGGCGCCGTCCAAGACCGCAGCAAAGAACATCTGGTGTCGTCGGACAAAGCGATCGTCGCGGCGCGCAAGCTGCTGCTCAAGGGCATCGAAGACGTCAAGGCCGGGCGCGATCCGCTCCATGTCGTGCGCGATCCCAAAGCGAATCATTTCTCACACCTGGCGGTGATCTCGGAAGTGGCGCCGAAGTCGGCCGATATTCGCGCCATCGTGCAGGGAAAAATCAAACGGCAGAACGCGCCGGCGTGA